One genomic region from Elusimicrobium sp. encodes:
- the aspS gene encoding aspartate--tRNA ligase gives MKRTNYCGEITSALLGTKQTLCGWVNSYRNHGGVLFLDLRDRTGICQVVVEPSSPFFETAYGLRNEYVVEITGTVKARIEGAVNPNMKTGEIEVVAEELKVLNTSIALPFDVEKSRSVAEEIRLKYRYLDLRNPQMFANLHLRHRIAQAARRYLDEQGFIEVETPVLTRSTPEGARDYLVPSRVHHGDFYALPQSPQMFKQTLMASGIDRYFQLARCFRDEDLRADRQPEHTQIDMEMSFVTIDDIHEIVEGMMKEIFKTAGKELQTPFIKLPFEEAMERFGSDKPDLRYNLELKNVAGVFAKTEFKVFKDVLAAGGAIYALRGEGGASYSRGQLDKLTDLAKKNGAKGLVWIKVKEGAFEGPTCKFFTQEEMSSLQTAVGAQNGDVILVGSDLVKRTCQNFMGALRKELLKGLTKTSDWAFAWITNFPLLEYIPEEDRWDAAHNPFTAAVEEDLSKLETDPGSVRSYQFDLVLNGNELASGSVRNCRREVQERILALMKHSKEEAALRFGMLLNALEAGAPPHGGIGLGLDRITALLAGEDSIREVIAFPKTAQAVCPLTESPNKVDDKQLEELGIEISKK, from the coding sequence ATGAAGAGAACCAATTATTGCGGGGAAATTACATCTGCCCTGCTCGGTACTAAACAAACCCTTTGCGGGTGGGTAAACAGCTACCGCAACCACGGGGGAGTATTATTTTTAGATTTGCGTGACCGCACCGGTATCTGCCAAGTGGTGGTAGAGCCTTCCAGCCCTTTTTTTGAAACGGCTTACGGCCTTCGCAACGAGTATGTAGTGGAAATTACGGGTACGGTAAAAGCCCGTATCGAAGGAGCCGTAAACCCGAATATGAAAACGGGTGAAATAGAAGTGGTGGCGGAAGAATTAAAAGTATTAAATACTTCTATTGCGCTCCCGTTTGATGTGGAAAAATCCCGCTCGGTTGCGGAAGAAATTCGCTTAAAATACCGCTACTTAGATTTAAGAAACCCGCAAATGTTTGCCAACCTCCATCTGCGCCATCGCATCGCCCAAGCGGCTCGCCGTTATTTGGACGAACAAGGTTTTATCGAGGTGGAAACCCCGGTGCTTACGCGCTCCACGCCCGAAGGCGCGCGCGACTATTTAGTGCCTTCCCGTGTTCACCACGGCGATTTTTATGCCTTGCCGCAAAGCCCCCAAATGTTCAAACAAACATTGATGGCCAGCGGTATCGACCGCTATTTCCAATTGGCGCGGTGCTTTCGCGATGAAGACTTGCGTGCCGACCGCCAACCCGAACATACGCAAATCGATATGGAAATGTCCTTTGTTACTATCGACGATATCCACGAAATAGTGGAAGGCATGATGAAGGAAATTTTCAAAACGGCCGGTAAAGAATTGCAAACTCCTTTTATTAAACTTCCGTTCGAAGAAGCCATGGAACGCTTCGGTTCCGACAAGCCGGACTTGCGCTATAACTTGGAACTGAAAAATGTAGCCGGTGTTTTTGCCAAAACGGAATTCAAAGTGTTCAAAGATGTCCTCGCCGCCGGCGGTGCCATTTATGCCTTGCGCGGGGAAGGCGGCGCTTCCTATTCCCGCGGTCAACTCGATAAACTGACCGACTTGGCTAAAAAGAACGGTGCCAAAGGCTTGGTGTGGATAAAAGTGAAAGAAGGGGCGTTTGAAGGCCCTACCTGCAAATTTTTCACGCAGGAAGAAATGTCTTCCTTGCAAACGGCCGTGGGTGCCCAAAACGGCGATGTTATTTTAGTCGGGAGCGATTTAGTTAAACGCACTTGCCAAAACTTCATGGGTGCGCTTCGCAAAGAACTCCTTAAAGGTTTAACCAAAACGAGCGATTGGGCTTTTGCGTGGATTACTAACTTCCCGTTGTTGGAATATATCCCTGAAGAAGACCGTTGGGACGCCGCCCACAACCCGTTCACCGCAGCCGTGGAAGAAGATTTGTCGAAATTGGAAACCGACCCCGGCTCCGTGCGTTCTTATCAGTTTGACCTCGTGTTAAACGGGAACGAATTGGCTTCCGGCTCCGTACGCAACTGCCGCCGCGAAGTGCAGGAACGCATCTTGGCGTTAATGAAACACTCCAAGGAAGAAGCCGCTCTTCGCTTTGGTATGTTGTTAAATGCCTTGGAGGCAGGAGCTCCTCCTCACGGCGGAATCGGGCTTGGGTTGGATCGCATTACCGCGCTTTTAGCCGGGGAAGATTCTATCCGCGAAGTTATTGCCTTCCCCAAAACGGCACAAGCCGTCTGCCCGCTGACGGAATCTCCCAATAAAGTTGATGACAAACAACTGGAAGAATTGGGAATTGAAATCAGCAAAAAATAG
- a CDS encoding SpoIID/LytB domain-containing protein — protein MKKLLSVLLFFICLSAVSAAENNASLTEEQRLKEAGDLYFSYEPEKALQAYIALSKDTQNKQAFLNAAYIAMERNSPKLAVDISLAGYRAHPQDREIIETLAEAYLADGQYVNAERLLSELPHDPFRAEFLHINLARAQMGLNEKNLAKYNFQMAARGNSHTALSNYLLGLLYEEEKDYKNAAEVFQKASTYDHQFIEAKKHYANALEKIGNYNEAYRQYRMIYSSDKNNKEIGKALARLRPRITRTEKQLSSDKEIDSHTLVKPVILPEGVAPRPIKIGIGMRPNGKPSARKTVHFIPSHAFVVLNDNGKVLVRGKAKESWVAVLENGKTHLLSPTGKKFPFQKSITVSPSSKTEGEGHTIIVKNVMSGAGMTWASVDDKEYRGKLQVLHNPKLNTLVPVNVVDMEEYLQGVISSEMPTNFPMNALRAQAVLARTYALKHLGKHRSSGYDMCDTQNCQVYGGVSAESERGNAAVESTIGQTMQYNGKPIESVFSANCGGFTQSAKEAGWSSTPYLHPVSDYKNFDFEKLQPYHFKELLQYPHDAFSRYDKHVSMAAYRWTRVVDEEELRAVIKRKKKDIGRIVALIPQRRGRSGYVSRLLVKGTKGTVTLNKENVIRNNLSLGMLRSSYFIVVPHYENRQLKHFVFYGGGWGHGVGFCQTGAAGRADAGQDYKDILNHYFPLADFVSPEN, from the coding sequence GTGAAAAAACTACTTTCCGTCCTTCTCTTTTTTATATGTCTTTCGGCCGTTTCCGCTGCCGAAAATAACGCTTCGCTCACCGAAGAACAACGCCTGAAAGAAGCCGGGGATTTATACTTTTCTTACGAGCCCGAAAAAGCCCTCCAAGCCTATATAGCCCTTTCCAAAGACACGCAAAATAAACAAGCGTTTCTAAATGCGGCCTATATTGCCATGGAACGCAATTCCCCCAAGCTGGCGGTAGATATTTCTTTGGCGGGCTACCGCGCCCATCCGCAAGACCGCGAAATTATTGAAACGCTTGCCGAGGCCTACCTGGCGGACGGACAATATGTAAACGCGGAGCGTTTGCTTTCCGAACTTCCGCACGACCCTTTCCGTGCCGAATTTTTACACATCAATTTAGCCCGCGCGCAAATGGGGCTTAACGAAAAAAATTTAGCCAAGTATAATTTCCAAATGGCGGCCCGCGGCAATTCCCACACGGCTCTTTCCAACTATTTACTGGGGCTTTTGTACGAGGAAGAAAAAGATTATAAAAATGCGGCGGAAGTTTTCCAAAAGGCATCCACTTACGACCACCAATTTATCGAAGCCAAAAAACATTACGCAAATGCGCTGGAAAAAATCGGCAATTATAACGAAGCCTACCGCCAATACCGCATGATTTATTCGTCCGATAAAAATAACAAAGAAATCGGCAAGGCCCTGGCCCGCTTGCGTCCGCGCATTACCCGTACGGAAAAGCAACTCTCTTCCGATAAAGAAATAGATTCCCACACGCTTGTAAAGCCCGTTATACTACCCGAAGGGGTTGCCCCGCGCCCCATTAAAATCGGCATCGGTATGCGCCCAAACGGTAAACCTTCCGCCCGCAAGACGGTTCACTTTATTCCGTCGCACGCGTTTGTGGTACTTAATGATAACGGAAAAGTTCTTGTACGCGGTAAAGCCAAAGAAAGTTGGGTAGCCGTACTGGAAAACGGCAAAACGCATCTTTTATCCCCCACCGGTAAAAAATTTCCTTTTCAAAAATCTATTACGGTTTCCCCCTCTTCCAAAACGGAAGGAGAAGGGCACACCATTATCGTAAAAAATGTCATGAGCGGCGCCGGCATGACCTGGGCCAGCGTGGACGATAAAGAATACCGCGGAAAATTACAAGTACTCCACAACCCCAAACTAAATACATTGGTACCCGTCAATGTAGTGGATATGGAAGAATACCTGCAAGGGGTTATTTCTTCGGAAATGCCTACCAACTTCCCCATGAACGCCTTACGCGCACAAGCGGTACTGGCCCGCACTTATGCCCTCAAACACCTCGGCAAACACCGCTCCAGCGGCTACGATATGTGCGACACGCAAAACTGCCAAGTATACGGAGGTGTCAGTGCTGAAAGCGAACGCGGAAATGCGGCCGTAGAATCTACCATAGGGCAAACCATGCAATATAACGGAAAACCGATAGAAAGCGTGTTTTCGGCCAACTGTGGCGGTTTTACACAAAGCGCCAAAGAAGCCGGGTGGAGTTCCACCCCCTATCTGCACCCTGTTTCCGATTATAAAAATTTTGACTTTGAAAAACTCCAGCCTTATCACTTCAAAGAATTATTGCAATATCCGCACGATGCCTTCAGCCGCTACGATAAACATGTCAGCATGGCGGCATACCGTTGGACGAGGGTAGTGGACGAGGAAGAATTACGGGCTGTTATCAAGCGCAAGAAAAAAGACATCGGCCGTATTGTTGCCTTGATCCCGCAACGCCGCGGCCGCTCGGGCTATGTCAGTCGGTTGCTTGTCAAAGGAACCAAGGGAACCGTCACGCTGAACAAAGAAAATGTAATCCGCAATAATTTAAGTTTAGGCATGCTTAGAAGCAGTTATTTTATTGTAGTCCCCCACTATGAAAACCGCCAACTCAAACACTTTGTTTTCTATGGCGGCGGGTGGGGCCATGGCGTAGGTTTTTGCCAAACGGGTGCCGCAGGCAGGGCCGATGCGGGGCAAGATTACAAAGATATCTTAAACCACTATTTTCCATTGGCAGATTTTGTTTCTCCCGAAAATTAA
- the asnS gene encoding asparagine--tRNA ligase, which yields MASKIRVKDVGQYLGQEITLKGWLYNKRSSGKLHFLQLRDGSGIIQCVMFKGEVSPELFDLGDKVTQESSIIVTGTVREDKRSPLGFELGVTNLEVVQLAKDYPITPKEHGPDFLMQHRHLWLRSARQAAILRVRDEIIFAIREYLHKNGFILSDSPILTPAACEGTSTLFETDYFGEKAFLSQSGQLYGEASAMALGRTYCFGPTFRAEKSKTRRHLTEFWMVEPEVAYNDLDDNMDLAEDFIKYIVGQVLKNCAADLKTLGRDTTKLQATVEKPFPRIDYTDAIEILHKKGNDTPWGGDIGGDEETLLGEDYDTPIMIHRYPTAIKAFYMKRDPKNPKVVLAVDVIGPEGAGEIIGGSEREADYDVLVERIKEQGLDPEGYSWYLDLRKYGSVPHAGFGMGIERMVRWICGLQHVRETIPFARMMDKIHP from the coding sequence ATGGCTAGCAAAATAAGAGTCAAAGATGTCGGCCAATACTTAGGCCAAGAAATTACGTTAAAAGGTTGGCTCTATAATAAACGCTCCAGCGGGAAATTGCACTTTTTGCAACTGCGCGACGGAAGCGGCATTATCCAATGTGTTATGTTTAAGGGCGAAGTGTCGCCGGAACTGTTTGACTTGGGGGACAAAGTAACCCAAGAATCTTCCATCATCGTTACCGGTACCGTACGCGAGGACAAACGCTCCCCCTTGGGTTTTGAGTTGGGCGTAACCAACCTGGAAGTAGTCCAGTTAGCCAAAGACTACCCGATTACCCCCAAAGAACACGGCCCGGACTTTTTGATGCAGCACCGCCACCTTTGGTTGCGTTCTGCCCGTCAAGCGGCTATTTTGCGCGTGCGCGACGAAATCATCTTTGCTATCCGCGAATACTTACATAAAAACGGGTTTATCCTGTCGGATTCCCCCATTTTAACCCCCGCCGCCTGCGAAGGCACCAGCACCCTTTTTGAAACCGATTATTTCGGCGAAAAAGCCTTCCTCTCCCAAAGCGGACAATTATACGGGGAAGCCTCTGCCATGGCCTTGGGCCGCACCTACTGCTTTGGGCCTACCTTCCGTGCAGAAAAATCTAAAACGCGCCGCCACTTGACGGAATTTTGGATGGTAGAACCCGAAGTGGCTTATAACGATTTGGACGATAACATGGACTTGGCCGAAGACTTTATTAAATACATTGTAGGTCAAGTACTTAAAAATTGTGCGGCCGACCTAAAAACCTTAGGCCGCGACACTACCAAACTCCAAGCCACGGTGGAAAAACCCTTCCCCCGTATCGACTACACGGACGCCATTGAAATTTTACACAAAAAAGGCAACGATACCCCGTGGGGCGGAGACATTGGCGGGGACGAAGAAACCCTTCTCGGGGAAGATTACGATACCCCTATCATGATTCACCGCTACCCCACCGCTATTAAGGCCTTCTACATGAAACGCGACCCCAAAAACCCGAAAGTAGTGTTGGCGGTTGATGTAATCGGGCCCGAAGGCGCGGGTGAAATTATCGGCGGAAGTGAAAGAGAAGCCGATTACGATGTTTTAGTGGAACGCATCAAAGAACAAGGCCTCGACCCCGAAGGATACAGTTGGTATTTAGATTTACGCAAATACGGAAGCGTGCCGCATGCCGGATTTGGCATGGGAATTGAACGCATGGTTCGCTGGATTTGCGGACTCCAACACGTGCGCGAAACAATTCCGTTCGCCCGCATGATGGATAAAATCCACCCCTAG
- a CDS encoding histidine--tRNA ligase has protein sequence MAKLVRGFRDIFEPQSKNFTELENCARSVFSLYGFGELRLPTVELKELFIKSTGETTDIVQKEMYAFEDAGHRQLAIRPEGTPGVVRAYLENNFVQNAPVQKLYYIGNMFRAERPQAGRYREFEQIGAEYLGNSAPAADAEVILMLKDIVAKFGAKNYKVKINSLGCDKCRPLYRQALIDFLSKEKDTLCENCQTRLEKNPLRVLDCKLDGARFAGRVPTMCLCEDCQVHFDEVQALLKGKIDFEVDPMLVRGLDYYSRTVFEFQAGDASQNAIAAGGRYDTLVKNMGGPATPAIGWAMGVERVIMSRGEVAAEKPKSVYFVSMDKTCNETAFNLMQSLRSAGVRTEGGLFDKNIKGQMKQADRCGASYALILGTDELAAHEVTLKDLESGEQKRISFDALTDEVKKLV, from the coding sequence ATGGCTAAACTTGTACGCGGGTTTCGGGATATCTTCGAACCCCAATCTAAAAATTTTACGGAACTTGAAAACTGCGCAAGAAGCGTGTTTTCCCTCTATGGTTTCGGCGAACTTCGTTTGCCGACGGTAGAGTTGAAAGAACTTTTCATTAAATCTACGGGCGAAACGACCGACATTGTTCAAAAAGAAATGTATGCTTTTGAAGATGCCGGCCATCGCCAACTGGCTATTCGCCCCGAAGGAACCCCCGGGGTGGTGCGTGCCTATTTGGAAAATAATTTTGTGCAAAACGCACCGGTGCAGAAACTTTACTATATCGGTAATATGTTTCGTGCCGAGCGCCCGCAAGCGGGCCGCTACCGCGAGTTTGAGCAAATCGGCGCTGAGTATTTGGGTAACTCCGCTCCCGCGGCCGATGCGGAAGTGATTTTAATGCTCAAAGATATTGTGGCCAAATTCGGGGCTAAAAATTATAAGGTAAAAATCAACAGTCTCGGGTGCGATAAATGCCGACCGCTCTATCGCCAGGCTCTTATTGATTTTCTTTCTAAAGAAAAAGACACTTTGTGTGAAAATTGCCAGACCCGTTTGGAAAAAAATCCGCTCCGTGTATTAGATTGTAAATTGGACGGAGCCCGTTTTGCGGGTCGCGTGCCTACTATGTGCCTTTGTGAAGATTGCCAAGTCCACTTTGACGAAGTGCAAGCCCTGCTGAAAGGAAAAATTGATTTTGAAGTGGATCCCATGCTCGTGCGCGGGTTAGATTACTATTCCCGAACCGTGTTTGAATTTCAAGCGGGAGATGCTTCGCAAAATGCCATTGCCGCCGGCGGCCGTTACGATACGCTCGTAAAAAATATGGGGGGGCCTGCTACTCCTGCCATCGGTTGGGCCATGGGTGTGGAACGGGTGATTATGTCTCGCGGAGAAGTGGCGGCGGAAAAACCCAAGAGTGTGTATTTCGTGTCCATGGATAAAACCTGTAACGAAACGGCTTTCAATTTAATGCAATCTTTGCGTTCGGCGGGCGTGCGCACCGAAGGCGGCCTTTTTGATAAAAACATCAAGGGCCAAATGAAACAAGCCGACCGTTGCGGTGCTTCTTACGCGCTTATTTTGGGTACGGACGAATTAGCCGCACACGAAGTTACGCTTAAAGATTTGGAAAGCGGCGAACAAAAAAGGATTTCTTTTGACGCTTTAACTGACGAGGTAAAAAAATTAGTATGA
- a CDS encoding glycine--tRNA ligase subunit beta, translating to MTTLKNALLEIGVEHLPSRFMAPALKQLETLAAEVLAEKRLAYKSVQSFGTYRRLVLLIEELADKSADIQKEVKGPPAKLLKDANGNFTPQSAGFAQKNGIKPEDLTVVETEKGPFIYANIKIKGEKTAKLLPEIFTRLVTGLEFAKNMIWEDSGLRYGRPIRSLIGLYGEKVIKFSVAGVTSDRNTYPLSSFGRKPIKVAKADKAYYAELLRNQPQPVLVLPQDRQEALIKTVSNEAQIRGYQADLDPALIEETVFFTEHPVAVGGDFEIKFLTLPKDLITTVLKKQIKMFPVTNKEGELQPYFIAVRDGISVNQNEVRDGFKKVMSARLSDAVFFFENDKKEGLAAFKEKLKNVQFLEGLGSMHDKSARTQQLANWLTEKLGKTALKQTVDYAASYAYADLASHVVYEFPELQGYMGGCYAELEGHKDAATAMKEFYYPLTSSAELPADEVGQIVSLAGKMDTLVGNFLIGQIPTGSEDPFALRRQAFGAVRILLEKGMNISLKELVEKTAALFPEGTQDKGLKELPGFLFQRLALVLEQRGHDARVLSAVSNWYELPLTQVEALVCALETVKTGEEFSSVLESAKRVCNILKKAENVQETVNEGLFELPAEKALYDKIHEVDASLGCAINTAADKETYLRVLKTYGSFKEVLANFFTDVMVNAQDPAVKANRLALLARVRRYLTQTVADITQL from the coding sequence ATGACTACTTTGAAAAATGCTTTATTGGAAATCGGGGTAGAACATTTGCCTTCGCGCTTTATGGCTCCCGCCTTAAAGCAACTTGAAACTTTGGCGGCGGAAGTTTTAGCTGAAAAACGCCTGGCCTATAAATCTGTACAATCTTTCGGCACTTACCGCCGATTGGTGTTACTCATTGAAGAACTGGCCGATAAGTCTGCCGATATCCAAAAGGAAGTAAAAGGCCCGCCTGCTAAACTGTTAAAAGATGCAAACGGAAACTTTACCCCCCAATCTGCCGGGTTTGCCCAAAAGAACGGCATTAAGCCCGAAGATTTAACGGTAGTAGAAACCGAAAAAGGGCCGTTTATCTACGCCAACATTAAAATTAAAGGCGAAAAAACCGCAAAACTCCTGCCCGAAATTTTTACCCGTTTGGTAACCGGTTTGGAATTTGCCAAAAATATGATTTGGGAAGACTCCGGCCTGCGCTACGGCCGCCCGATTCGTTCCTTAATCGGCTTATACGGAGAAAAGGTAATTAAATTTAGCGTAGCGGGCGTTACTTCCGACCGCAATACCTACCCGCTTTCTTCCTTTGGCAGAAAACCGATTAAAGTAGCCAAGGCCGACAAAGCCTACTACGCCGAACTCTTGCGCAACCAACCCCAACCCGTGCTGGTTCTGCCGCAAGACCGCCAGGAAGCCCTTATCAAAACGGTTTCCAACGAGGCGCAAATTCGCGGCTACCAAGCCGATTTGGATCCGGCCCTTATCGAAGAAACGGTATTTTTTACCGAACACCCCGTAGCCGTAGGCGGAGATTTTGAAATTAAATTTCTCACTCTCCCCAAAGACCTTATTACCACGGTGCTTAAAAAACAAATCAAAATGTTCCCCGTTACCAACAAAGAGGGTGAACTGCAACCGTATTTTATCGCCGTAAGAGACGGCATTTCCGTCAATCAAAACGAAGTGCGCGACGGGTTCAAAAAAGTTATGTCCGCGCGTTTATCCGATGCGGTATTCTTCTTTGAAAACGATAAAAAAGAAGGCCTCGCGGCGTTTAAGGAAAAACTTAAAAATGTGCAATTTTTGGAAGGCTTGGGTTCGATGCACGATAAATCTGCCCGCACCCAACAACTTGCCAATTGGTTGACTGAAAAACTGGGTAAAACCGCCTTAAAACAAACAGTGGATTATGCCGCTTCTTACGCGTATGCCGATTTAGCCAGCCATGTCGTCTATGAATTTCCGGAACTCCAAGGCTACATGGGCGGTTGCTATGCCGAATTGGAAGGCCATAAAGATGCCGCCACCGCCATGAAAGAGTTTTACTACCCGCTTACTTCTTCCGCCGAACTCCCTGCGGACGAAGTGGGGCAAATCGTTTCTTTAGCCGGGAAAATGGATACTTTGGTGGGCAACTTTTTAATCGGTCAAATTCCCACCGGTAGCGAAGACCCGTTTGCCTTGCGCCGCCAAGCCTTTGGTGCGGTTCGCATTTTGCTGGAAAAGGGCATGAACATTTCCTTAAAAGAATTAGTGGAAAAAACAGCGGCCCTCTTCCCCGAAGGCACGCAGGATAAAGGCTTGAAGGAACTGCCCGGGTTCCTCTTCCAACGCTTGGCTTTGGTGCTTGAACAACGCGGCCACGATGCGCGTGTGTTAAGCGCGGTATCCAACTGGTACGAACTTCCGCTTACCCAAGTGGAAGCGCTCGTCTGTGCGTTGGAAACCGTCAAAACCGGCGAAGAATTTTCTTCGGTGTTGGAATCTGCCAAACGCGTATGCAATATCTTAAAGAAAGCCGAAAATGTGCAGGAAACGGTAAACGAAGGTTTATTTGAACTTCCTGCCGAAAAAGCCTTGTATGACAAAATTCACGAAGTAGATGCCTCTTTGGGTTGCGCCATTAACACCGCCGCCGATAAAGAAACCTACTTACGCGTCTTGAAAACCTACGGTTCCTTTAAGGAAGTATTGGCTAACTTCTTTACCGATGTAATGGTAAACGCGCAAGACCCGGCCGTAAAAGCCAACCGCTTGGCTTTGTTGGCCCGCGTGCGCCGCTACCTTACTCAAACAGTGGCCGATATTACCCAACTGTAA
- the lipA gene encoding lipoyl synthase — MLPIPQWLKDLVGRNKAAFHSSAAQAAQRSLDHNCLHTVCHSAKCPNRGECFNCGDATFMVLGDICTRGCRFCAVTKGKPLAPDTNEPERVAQAVKAWKIEYAVLTMPTRDDLQDGGAAHFAQVIKAIHTLTPKVQVEPLISDLKGNTDALKTVLEAHPAVLAHNVETVQELYPSVRVGAEYKRTLTLLENSKKIAPEIFTKTGFMVGLGETEEQIKTLMQDLRNAGVDLITIGQYLAPSAGHYPVVRYPEPQEYSAWEKQALSMGFKGAACGPLVRSSYRAGALYRQALLSNIKK; from the coding sequence ATGCTTCCTATTCCCCAATGGTTAAAAGATTTAGTCGGCCGCAACAAAGCGGCGTTTCATTCTTCCGCAGCGCAGGCAGCCCAGCGTTCGCTTGATCACAACTGTTTGCATACGGTGTGCCACTCCGCCAAATGCCCCAATCGCGGAGAGTGTTTTAATTGCGGCGATGCCACTTTTATGGTGCTGGGGGATATCTGTACGCGCGGTTGCCGTTTTTGCGCGGTAACCAAAGGCAAACCGCTTGCTCCCGACACCAACGAGCCCGAACGGGTTGCTCAAGCGGTGAAAGCATGGAAAATTGAATATGCCGTTTTAACCATGCCCACCCGCGACGACTTGCAAGACGGCGGTGCGGCGCATTTTGCGCAAGTAATCAAGGCTATTCATACGCTTACGCCGAAAGTGCAGGTGGAGCCGTTAATCTCGGACTTAAAGGGAAATACAGACGCATTAAAAACCGTGCTGGAAGCCCACCCCGCAGTGCTTGCACACAATGTAGAAACGGTGCAGGAACTTTACCCTTCCGTACGCGTGGGTGCCGAATATAAACGCACGCTTACTTTGTTGGAAAACAGTAAAAAAATCGCGCCGGAAATTTTTACCAAGACGGGTTTTATGGTAGGCTTGGGGGAAACGGAAGAACAAATCAAAACCTTGATGCAGGACTTACGCAACGCAGGGGTAGATTTAATTACAATCGGGCAATACTTGGCTCCCTCAGCGGGGCATTATCCTGTGGTGCGCTATCCCGAGCCGCAAGAATATTCCGCTTGGGAAAAGCAGGCCCTTTCCATGGGATTTAAGGGGGCGGCCTGCGGGCCGCTCGTGCGCAGCAGTTACCGCGCGGGGGCTTTGTATCGCCAGGCATTGTTAAGCAATATAAAAAAATAA
- a CDS encoding type II secretion system protein: MKLNKKKKAFTLTELLVVVIIIGVLSAVVLPKFNKIVETRKTTEAEELMAAVRTEQEKRCALDKNYLTDSDKLTDVLTSTNTKNFNYSLTDTGIKAESNGKYKYELQMPSYADGRICCANRTELECLKLNKDYPLCSELIAKADYDEGKACAGTTTPAVPPVIQCPGSATEKCGCNNAGERTRTCNTSTGEWSEWSACTVADECECTGTKPATSQTCNSCGTQTRTVTCNTSTGEWSAGSWSTCSKTTAECSCKATPVYSKYHSDAPPSGYDGGGEFFGDYVYIDYISGYECKDGAGNACDGCKIPSCSDPSFFNAHKQTCCKTEMKSHPSCCTTAVNVQQACGYVPQGQQCNKWTWECKNIAGESCLGCSMMMETTGDEEPLPDDYEPTPGEGTDFSDRFEDVDIDKELVLEDIPSLQL; encoded by the coding sequence ATGAAATTAAATAAAAAGAAAAAAGCATTTACATTAACGGAACTCTTGGTGGTAGTAATTATCATCGGGGTATTGTCTGCCGTGGTGCTTCCCAAGTTTAACAAAATTGTGGAAACCCGCAAAACGACGGAAGCGGAAGAACTGATGGCGGCGGTACGCACGGAACAGGAAAAACGCTGTGCGTTGGATAAGAATTATTTAACCGATAGCGACAAGTTAACCGATGTGTTAACTTCTACCAATACCAAAAACTTTAATTACTCCCTTACCGACACAGGTATTAAGGCTGAGAGCAACGGGAAATATAAGTACGAATTGCAGATGCCGTCTTATGCGGACGGACGCATTTGTTGTGCAAACAGAACGGAGTTGGAGTGTTTGAAATTAAATAAAGACTATCCGTTATGCAGTGAACTGATTGCCAAGGCAGATTATGACGAGGGAAAGGCTTGTGCGGGGACGACAACACCTGCTGTTCCGCCCGTAATCCAATGTCCCGGTTCTGCCACCGAAAAATGCGGCTGTAACAACGCGGGAGAAAGAACGCGCACTTGCAATACTTCTACCGGTGAGTGGAGTGAATGGAGTGCGTGTACTGTTGCAGATGAGTGTGAATGTACAGGTACCAAACCGGCTACCTCGCAAACTTGTAACTCTTGCGGTACTCAAACCAGAACGGTAACTTGTAATACTTCCACCGGCGAGTGGAGCGCCGGAAGTTGGAGTACCTGCAGCAAAACAACGGCGGAATGCTCCTGTAAGGCTACGCCTGTTTACAGTAAATATCATAGCGATGCTCCCCCTAGTGGTTATGATGGGGGCGGTGAATTTTTTGGAGACTATGTGTATATAGATTATATTTCTGGATATGAGTGTAAAGACGGGGCCGGTAATGCTTGCGACGGGTGTAAAATACCGTCTTGCAGTGACCCTTCTTTCTTTAATGCACATAAACAGACTTGCTGCAAAACGGAAATGAAATCTCACCCGTCCTGCTGTACGACTGCCGTGAATGTACAACAAGCTTGCGGTTATGTCCCCCAAGGACAGCAGTGTAATAAGTGGACTTGGGAGTGTAAAAACATTGCAGGCGAAAGTTGTCTTGGTTGTTCTATGATGATGGAAACGACTGGAGACGAGGAACCGTTGCCGGACGATTATGAGCCGACCCCGGGAGAAGGAACGGATTTTTCTGACCGTTTTGAGGATGTTGATATAGATAAGGAACTTGTCCTCGAAGATATTCCTTCCCTTCAGTTGTAA